The Dreissena polymorpha isolate Duluth1 chromosome 9, UMN_Dpol_1.0, whole genome shotgun sequence genome contains the following window.
tgatcaatgttcctaagaagtttcatgatcctaggcctaagcattattgagttatcatccggaaaccatttcactatttcgagtcactgtgaccttgacctttgacctagtgacctgaaaatcaataggggttatttgccagtcatgatcaatgttcttatgaagtttcatcatgatcctaggcctaagcattattgactgatcatccggaaaccatttcattatttcgagttactgtgaccttgacctttgacctagtgacttaaaaatcaataggggtcatctactagtcatgatcaatgtacctataaagtttcatgatcctatgcctaagcgttcttgagttatcatccggaaactatctggtggatggaccgacatgtgcaaaacaatataccccctctacttcgaaggggggcataaatattgtgtaatgctttatttataaattagaaactagatCACACTTTTACAATGATTGTAAGTTCTCCATgaggaataaaccatgtaaaatgttagtattgcaaatatatgtagttatgggaaacaactacattaaattaaaataagttttttaaaattattgatttataaactttatgtaccggtaaaacaccgcttcattcgtaagaatgtcattGGAGCCTAGATGAATatacagctgttgaacatccatctCCCTCAggtctctcaacaatgcatggcgaaaacCCCGATGATCACCagaaaatttggcacctttgaaaacagagttagcgattatattttcttaaagaatGTCTCAGTAAATAAATCGTAAATATACAatgaatgaatacacaaggaaaatGCATGTTTTGCCTCatgattaaaatgaaaagtttgcaaaTACAATTCTCTAAAATCTGTACAAATATCCCACGCGTTAAATATACAACCATGAAAATAAGTTCAAAAACGCAATTATGGCACATCAACATAATAAGTATAACTTTACATTCATGACAAATTTTGTAAGCATAAGAAGCTTAGGAATTAAAATCTTAACTGATTAAGTatcaagaaatgaaataattatatcatatataGAAACAAATGTGTAACTTTAATAACTGTTATATACCATTTCCATTACATATTCTCACCAGAGATTGGCaggcatttgacagctatatcgccaggaagaatatccttaatccgatgaACATTGGAGTCCCCAGCAATAAGGTTCACTTTTTTCCTGtcttgggcacctgaaaaaataaaaggaaaacgcTTCCCGCCACAACGCTGCATCCtgtttagctaaagaaacttcagcgtacagtgcGTCTAACTACAAAAAGAATACGATCAAAACTGGTCAATCACACTTCAAGAAAAATTAAGGTCACACAAGTGAATaagcactagttttcaataatcaataagtgttaaaattgctatacactggtcagtgttaaatgcaaatatcactttgaacacgtaaaagcgtcaattattgcactttaAGTGGTCAATCACACTTTAAGAAAAATTAAGGTCACACAAGTGAAaaagcactagttttcaataatcaataagtgttaaaattgcTATACACTGGTCAGTGTGAAATGCAAATATCACTTTGAACACGTAAaagcgtcaattattgcactttaAGTGGTCAATCACACTTCAAGAAAAAGTAAGGTCACACTAGTGAAaaagcactagttttcaataatcaataagtgttaaaattgctatacactggtcagtgttaaatgcaaatatcactttgaacacgtaaaagcgtcaattattgcactttaAGTGGTCAATCACACTTCAAGAAAAATTAAGGTCACACAAGTGAAaaagcactagttttcaataatcaataagtgttaaaattgcTATACACTGGTCAGTGTTAAATGCAAATATCACTTTGAAAACGTAAaagcgtcaattattgcactttaagtgtccaaatgcgcgaagcacgtgtttttaacaGATCACGAAAGGGGTAATAAAACACACAGTTGAACTTGAAGTGaaagtaaacacaaatccttCGTTCACGCACACTAGGTTACTAGGTCGCGAAAATTAATGCCACTTTGAATAATACACTTCACACcgtcgaaatacaccaaatcacaatAAAACGATTgctattgcaagttcaaaaacaaaacagaaatataTTAACCGCCGAAATGACTTATTGATCTCAAAATAAGGTCACAAACGTATACGATTCCGTATCTCAACCGTTTGAAAGCACGTGGGAAATCAGaaggggagattattccaacGATGTTTTTTTAATTCTGCGATTGATTCTTCTCGAAAGTTATCGGTTTACGAtttctccatatatggtcatACTACAATcattcataacgtttatttatagatttttgtGTTGTTACATATATGGTTAGgattaccatataaggtaaagACGGCCAGGGACCAGAGTCCGTCTgttagttggggagaaatagcccggacaagaattgcactatatgtacagttaatggaaaatttgaaagggccataactctgtgaaaaatcatccgaccagaacccgctgataatatgcacatctcctcttagtagtgaagcttcctataaagtttcattgaaattcggtcattagttgctgagaaatagcccggacaagaattgcactatatgtacagttaatggaaaatttcaaagggccataactctgtgaaaatcattAGACCATAACCCGCTGACAATATGCACACCTCCTCTtggttaagcttcccataaagtttcattgaattccggtcattagttgctgagaaatagcccggacaaaaattgtgcatggacggacggaaggacggacggacggacgaagcggcgactatatgctccccaaaaaattGGCAtaataaagtggacctaagcacaaaaatgaaccaaaatttcaattttctacgtataaaaacgtaactttgcctgcccagtcccctcatgatagtaagtaagtgtgccatgtttgaatgcaataactttgatacttaagcgtacgccgacgcagacgccgacgctcaTGTGATGACGATAGCtccttttttttcaagaaatagatgtgcttataatttttttcaaaaaataaacattgaattaCATAAACTTCATTTTGATATGTAATGACTACTGAAAAAGGCTGTTGACATTTTGCCCTCAACAGTCAATACGACTCTCGGGATTTGAAGAAAGATTCAGTGAAAGCCCTGTTCAAAAGTTAGCTAGAAGCATAACGTTTTTTTCGTGTTCTAACACAGGACGGTACACAAAAAACACATGCACGAATGCgtatcataaaaaataatgcattcgAATGAGAATGTTATACGTTAAAATGCATTATGAAGGATAACTTTTCCTGAAAATGTGCGGCGCAAGAACAGATTGACAGAAACTAATGGCTATTTCAGTgtacaatatatataataaattgttaaaaccAGTTTGCGCAAGGCAGATCCGGCTAAAACTGGTTGGGCCAAATTACATGTATCTGAACATAGGAAGTTGCAAAAGTACATCAACAGCTTGGGCAACAACTTTGTGTAAAGAGTGGCGTCAGCATGACATTAAATTAGATACTAAttgcattcatttatttgttcaaaGAAAACTTTATGAGATACTGTCACATCTGCTCAAcagttaattacatttaaattgacaattaattgcATTCATAATGTTCACAGATTTGTTTCTGAGATACTGCCACATCTGCTGAACAGTTAACTACAATTTTATTGACAATTAATTGCCTTCATTATATTCACATTAACATTTGTTACTGAAATACTGCCACATCTGCTCAACATAAACACCTATTCTCACAAAATCTAGACAAATAGCCTCGTTGATACTCAAACTACATTAACTTTATTGTTAATGTTCGGATATATACAAATACGCCTGCTatcaaagtgaaacaaatattatgtacatatgtatacatataggatctgatATGTTCCCCTTGATAACACTGGTGGATAGTGTGTCTTGGATAGCACATGACCATGGAAAAAGGCCATATGAAACTTTTTTAGAAGCATCGTAATGCATTGCAaacatatgaatgacaacttgtatcATTAATTTGAAGTCGGccatttgatacatatacatttttattcaatatctaTCATATCCCCCAGTACCGGAAAATATGGCAAGTtgttttatccccacgcttttaaaagcgtggggatattgtattgatctccgctgtctgtccgtttgtcctGGACACAATCTCCTCcttcactattagcactagaaccttgaaacttacacacatgatagctatgagcatatgtgcgatggtgacggcgacggaatttcgatctgacccctgggtcaaatttcACGGGTAAATAAATGgataaaatgggtaaaaaaaacaactcattttactaacaacatgccactcacatgataataacttttgacccaggggtcagatcaaaattccaaatagttcaacgtcgcacatatgctcatagctaccatataagtttcaaggttctagtgctaatagtgtaggaggagatagtggagaaCCACgaccacccaaaattttgttttagcataactttttcatttattcaccaatcgacttcaaatttatacttgacatctcttatgacaacacggtctatctcgaccatccatgtccacattacccaccccagggcccactttggtggtaaagatcctgagctatttcagcataattcaaatccaagccagtttggtggtcaagaccccgacccttctcagcataattaaaatccaagccagttttgTGGCCGAGATCCCGagctattttaacataattaaaatccaagccagtttagtggtcaagatttttaactatttctgtataattaaaatccaagccagtttggtggtcaagactccgagctttttcagcataattaaaatttaagccagtttggtgatcaggaccccgagctttttcagcataattaaaattcaagccagtttggtggtcaagatcccgaactatttcagcataattaaaatccaagccagtttggtggttaAGTTCCCGATCTATTTCAGCATATTAAAATCCAAGACaattttgtggtcaagaccccgagctatttcagcataattaaaatccaagccagtttggtggtcaagatcccgaactatttcggcataataagaatccaagccagtttggtggtaaagatcccgagctatttcagcacaATGAAAATTCAACCCAGTTTGGTTGGCAAGACCAagagctatttcagcattattTAAGTCCAAGCCAGTTTTGGgcaagatcccgagctatttagGCATACTTGAAATCCAAGCTTGTTAGGTTGTCAAGATCCCGAAAAATTTCAGCATAATTGAAATCAAAGCCATTGTGGCGGTCAAGATCCTAGCTttttcatcataattaaaatccatgccagtttggtggtcaaaacCCCGAactatttcagcaaaattaaaatgcaagccagtttggtggtcaaaacccccgagctatttcagcataataaagaTCAAAACCAATATGGCGGTCatgatcccgagctatttcagcatagtaaaaatccaagccattttcgTGGTcaagaccctgagctatttcagcataattaaatccaagcaagtttggtggtcatgaccctgagctatttcagcataataaaatcCAACCCAATTGAGTGGTCGAGACCCCTAgccatttcagcataattaaaatccaagccagtttggtggtcaagaccccaagctatttcagcaaaaTACAATCCAAGCCGGTTCAGTGGTggagaccccgagctttttcagcataattaaaatccttgCCAGTTAGGtagtcaagaccccgagctatttcagaaTAATtgaaatccaagccagtttggtggttaAGACCCCGAGCTATTCAGCATAATTTAATCCAAACCTGTTTGTTTGTaaagaccctgagctatttcagcataattaaaatccaatctACTATGTTGGTCAAGACACCGAGCTAttacagcataattaaaatccaatctagtttggtggtcaagaccccgaggtATTTCAGCATATTAAAATCCAATctagtttggtggtcaagacccccagctatttcagcataattaaagtCCAAGCCAGTTTGggggtcaagaacccgagctatttcggcataattaaaatccaagccagttaggTTGTCAACATCCCGAACTATTTCCACATAATTATAGTCATTTAcggtggtcatagtcgactttcagtaatgaacgatggtgtcattttaagagtcatttactgtggccatagtcgacttgcagtaatgaacgacggtgtcgacttgcagtaataaacagtggtgacattttaagagtcatttactgtggtcatagtcgaattgcagtaatgaacgatggtgtcattttaagagtcatttactgtggccatagtcgacttgcagtaatgaacattggtcttattttaagagtcatttactgtggccatagtcgactttcattaatgaacgatggtgttattttaagagtcatttactgtggtcatagttgactttcagtaatgaacgatggtgttattttaagagtcatttactgtggccatagtcgactttcagtaatgaacgatggtgtcattttaagagtcatttactgtggccatagtcgacttgcagtaatgaacgatggtgtcattttaagagtcatttacttggccatagtcgacttgcggTAATGAACGAtcgtgtcattttaagagtcatttattgtggccatagtcgaattgcagtaatgaacgatggtgtcattttaagagtcatttactgtggccatagtcgacttgcagttatgaacagtggtgacattttaagagtcatttactgtggccatagtcgacttccagtaatgaatggtggtttcattttaagaatcatttactgtggccatagtcgacttgcagttatgaacgatggtgtcattttaagagtgattaattgtggccatagtcgacttgcagtaatgagcagtggtgacattttaagagtcatttactgtggccatagtcgaccgccagtaatgaacgatggtgtcgttttaagagtcatttactgtggccatagtcgactttcagtaatgaacgatggtgtcagtTTAAacgtcatttactgtggccatagtcggcttgtagtaatgaacgatgggtgtcattttaagagtcatttactgtggccatagtcgacttttagtaatgaacgatggtgtcattttaatagtcatttactttggccatagtcgacttttagtaatgaacgatggtgttaatttaagagtcattaactgtggccatagtcgacttccagtaatgaacgatggtgtcattttaagagtcatttactgtggccatagtcgactttcagtaatgaaagATGGTGTCagtttaagagtcatttactgtggccacagtcgacttttagtaatgaacgatggtgtcattttaagagtcatttactttggccatagtcgacttttagtaatgaacgatggtgacattttaagagtcattaactgtggccaaagtcgacttccagtaatgaacgatggtgttattttaagagtcatttactgtggccatagtcgactttcagtattgaacggtggtgtcattttaagagtcatttactgtggccatagtcgaattgcagtaatgaacgatggtgtcattttaagagtcatttactgtggtcatagtcgaattgcagtaatgaacgatggtgtcattttaaatgtcatttactgtggccatagtcgacttgcagtaatgaacgatgttctcattttaagagtcatttactgtggccatagtcgactttcagtaatgaacgatggtgttattttaagggtcatttactgtggccatagtcgacttttagtaatgaacgatggtgtcattttaagagtcgtttactttggccatagtcgacttttggTAATGAgcgatggtgttattttatgaGTCATTTTCTGTCGCTATaatcgacttttagtaatgaacgatggtgtcattttaagagtcatttactgtggccatagtcgacatttagtaatgaacgatggtgtcattttaagagtcatttactgtggccatagtcgaattgcagtattgaacggtggtgtcattttaagtgtcatttactgtggccatagtcgacttgcacttatgaacagtggtgacattttaagagtcatttactgtggccatagtcgacttccagtaatgaacacttgtgacattttaagtgtcatttactgtggccatagtcgacttgaagcAATGAACGATGGTGACATTTTGAGAgccatttgctgtggccatagtcgactttcagtaatgaacgatggtgtcattttaagagtgattaattgtggccatagtctacttgcagtaatgaacaattgtgtcatttcaagagtcatttgctgtggtcatagtcgactttcattaatgaacagtggtgacattttaagagtcatttactgtagctatATTTTATTTGCAGTAAcgaaatattgtt
Protein-coding sequences here:
- the LOC127846211 gene encoding uncharacterized protein LOC127846211, which codes for MQRCGGKRFPFIFSGAQDRKKVNLIAGDSNVHRIKDILPGDIAVKCLPISGAKFSGDHRGFRHALLRDLREMDVQQLYIHLGSNDILTNEAVFYRDVADLCDVVHQVSPDTEVVLCEVLPRCADYRQGCWIPEGRLTAMQKWIKRANSLLS